One Cryptosporangium phraense genomic window carries:
- a CDS encoding VanZ family protein — protein MTAVSLVPAALVVVALAWWRRGSAHRWRYSFAEVGMVVGTAPWVWMILTPRGSGRSVEAVPLAGLLSFGSASTAIEQIGGNLLVFAAFGFCAPLRWRVSVAQVAALACAGSVVVELLQYALAIGRVTSVDDVLLNTTGAAIAALVSQRSRVVDEVLV, from the coding sequence GTGACGGCGGTTTCGCTGGTGCCCGCCGCGCTGGTCGTGGTCGCGCTGGCGTGGTGGCGGCGTGGGTCGGCGCATCGCTGGCGGTACTCGTTCGCCGAGGTCGGGATGGTGGTCGGGACGGCGCCGTGGGTGTGGATGATCCTGACGCCCCGGGGGTCCGGGCGGTCGGTGGAGGCGGTACCGCTGGCCGGGCTGCTGTCGTTCGGGTCGGCGTCCACGGCGATCGAACAGATCGGCGGGAACCTGCTGGTGTTCGCCGCGTTCGGCTTCTGCGCGCCGCTGCGGTGGCGAGTTTCGGTGGCTCAGGTGGCCGCCCTGGCCTGCGCCGGATCCGTCGTCGTCGAACTACTGCAGTACGCCCTGGCCATCGGCCGAGTGACCAGCGTCGACGACGTCCTCCTCAACACGACCGGCGCGGCGATCGCCGCGCTGGTCTCACAGCGGAGCCGGGTCGTCGATGAGGTCTTGGTCTAG
- a CDS encoding pirin family protein, translating to MPAVTVENPLALPRLAPVDPTIDRPRVVTSLTTAPQGYEGEGFPVRRAFAGVDLRALDPFIHMDQMGEVEYGAGEPKGTPWHPHRGFETVTYMIDGEMAHQDSNGGGGLITNGDTQWMTAGGGILHIETPPEHLVASGGLFHGLQLWVNLPKSLKFAQPRYQDIRGNKVALLSSPDGGALLRVIAGELAGHAGPGSTHTPITIVHATLSPGASVTVPWNTQFNALAYVLGGDGTVGAKARPIRTGQLAVLEDGDTITLTANPKQESRTPNLDVVLLGGQPIREPVAMAGPFVMNTRAEVVQAFDDFRAGRLGSIPAAHGDVVGETGQN from the coding sequence ATGCCCGCCGTCACCGTCGAGAACCCGCTGGCCCTGCCGCGGCTCGCTCCCGTCGACCCGACCATCGACCGCCCGCGCGTCGTGACGAGCCTGACCACCGCACCCCAGGGCTACGAGGGCGAGGGCTTCCCGGTGCGCCGGGCGTTCGCCGGGGTCGACCTGCGCGCGCTCGACCCGTTCATTCACATGGACCAGATGGGCGAGGTCGAGTACGGCGCCGGTGAGCCCAAGGGCACCCCGTGGCACCCGCACCGGGGCTTCGAGACCGTCACCTACATGATCGACGGCGAGATGGCCCACCAGGACTCCAACGGCGGCGGCGGCCTGATCACCAACGGCGACACCCAGTGGATGACCGCGGGCGGCGGGATCCTGCACATCGAGACGCCACCCGAGCACCTGGTCGCCAGCGGCGGGCTGTTCCACGGCCTGCAGCTCTGGGTGAACCTGCCCAAGTCGCTGAAGTTCGCCCAGCCCCGCTACCAGGACATCCGTGGCAACAAGGTCGCGCTGCTGAGCAGCCCGGACGGCGGCGCGCTGCTGCGGGTCATCGCCGGCGAGCTGGCCGGTCACGCCGGTCCCGGCAGCACGCACACGCCGATCACGATCGTGCACGCGACGCTGAGCCCCGGCGCGAGCGTCACCGTGCCGTGGAACACCCAGTTCAACGCGCTCGCGTACGTCCTCGGCGGGGACGGCACGGTCGGCGCCAAGGCGCGCCCGATCCGGACCGGGCAGCTCGCGGTGCTGGAGGACGGCGACACGATCACGCTCACCGCGAACCCCAAGCAGGAGTCGCGGACGCCGAACCTCGACGTCGTCCTGCTCGGCGGGCAGCCGATCCGGGAGCCGGTCGCGATGGCCGGGCCGTTCGTCATGAACACCCGGGCCGAGGTCGTCCAGGCCTTCGACGACTTCCGCGCCGGCCGCCTCGGCAGCATCCCGGCCGCCCACGGCGACGTGGTCGGCGAGACCGGCCAGAACTGA